Genomic segment of Streptococcus australis:
ACATGGCTTGAGGCGTTGGAAAAGCAGCAAAGAGGCCTGGTGTGGCCTTGTTGACTGCGGCATCTGTCGTCTGTGCTGACAACATCACCGCAACCAAGAGTTCAAAATGATTGGTAAAATCGAGGCTGGGTTTGGCATCTGGGAAGAGAGCTATGATTTCTTCAAGCACCTTTCGTGCTCGTTTTTTAGACAAGACCATTATTCGTCTCCGTCAAATAGTCCTTGCAAGCCAGCAAATGGACTGTTTTCTTCTTTCTTGACTGCTTGTTGAGCTTGGTATTCTTCCTCTGTCATGATTTGCCAGTCATTTCCAGACACAAAACCTTGACCAGCTTCTTCTTCAGCCGTCAAGACTTTGATTGGAATATTGAGCAAAATATTATCTGCTACGCTCTCAGCAAGGTCGATTTCCCCATTTTCGATAGGTAGGACCAAGTCATCGTCTAAAACTTCCTGATCTAGTTGGTTGGTTGCGCCTTCCATGAAAACCTCTGTCACTGGATAAGACTCTGCCAACTCAACTGGCTCCATACTGCGGCTGGAAGCAAGAACAATGGTGTAAGATAGTTGATAATCTAAGAAATACATACGGTCTTCGTACTGTACTTTCCCAACCGCAAGGATATCTTTGACATCTATAATTTCTTGATTACGGGTACGTAAGTCTGATGCCAGGTCTAAAGCTTGTTCAAAATGCAAGCCTTCAGGCTGCTTACGAATTTCTTGAATAGTTAACTTCATATTTCCTCCATAAAGATTTACTCTCTTGATTATACCATGAAAAGGCTACAAGACAGCCTTCCAAACCTTGATATTAAAATCTCATTTTTAACATACTTACTATGACATATTTTCTGTTTAGTGCTATACTATAGGCAAGAATAGATCAGAGCAAGGAGGATGCTCATATGGAAGACAAAGAACTAATCAACCAAGCTTACCAACTCCTTTCCGAGTTAAATAAAAGCTACCAAAGTTGCAAACAAGGTACAGTCGATGATTTCCGTCTACAAGAACTGCTAAACAGCACTCTCAAGGAACTTAAAAAAGCGGAAAGGCTTGACAACAGTATCTTAATTGACCTTGAGAAATTTTACCAACGTACCAGTCTTCTGATAGGCCTCGGTAGCCTAAAACTAAACGATCCAGCACGAACTTCTTGGCGAAACTATGATAAGTTCCATTATGAGCATGTCAAACACGTACTGACTCTCTATGGACCTGTTTTTGGATTTTAGAGTTTAAAA
This window contains:
- a CDS encoding YceD family protein, with translation MKLTIQEIRKQPEGLHFEQALDLASDLRTRNQEIIDVKDILAVGKVQYEDRMYFLDYQLSYTIVLASSRSMEPVELAESYPVTEVFMEGATNQLDQEVLDDDLVLPIENGEIDLAESVADNILLNIPIKVLTAEEEAGQGFVSGNDWQIMTEEEYQAQQAVKKEENSPFAGLQGLFDGDE
- a CDS encoding helicase BlpT; the encoded protein is MEDKELINQAYQLLSELNKSYQSCKQGTVDDFRLQELLNSTLKELKKAERLDNSILIDLEKFYQRTSLLIGLGSLKLNDPARTSWRNYDKFHYEHVKHVLTLYGPVFGF